One region of Natronorubrum aibiense genomic DNA includes:
- a CDS encoding ABC transporter ATP-binding protein, translating to MTVLELDAIDTYYGNSHVLHDVSLELAEGEVVALLGRNGAGKTTTMRSIMGVTPPRRGSIVYRGENIVGKSPDKLNERGINLVPEDRRVFPTLSVHENLVLAHKLAADPKPIEEMYELFPILDDLRTSDAQNLSGGEQQMLAVARALVQRPSLLLLDEPTEGLAPVIVDDLQEMLQAVVDEDVTVLLSEQNVNFAFELATRGYVIDTGSIVFEGSVEEIQAREDLLEKYLAVSPEEVA from the coding sequence ATGACAGTACTCGAACTCGACGCTATCGACACGTACTACGGGAATAGCCACGTCCTCCACGACGTCTCACTCGAGCTCGCGGAGGGCGAAGTCGTCGCCTTACTCGGCCGAAACGGGGCCGGGAAGACGACGACGATGCGATCGATTATGGGCGTAACGCCGCCGCGGCGCGGTTCGATCGTCTACCGCGGCGAGAACATCGTCGGGAAATCGCCCGACAAATTAAACGAGCGCGGCATCAATCTGGTGCCCGAAGACCGCCGGGTGTTCCCGACCCTATCGGTTCACGAGAACCTCGTGCTTGCACACAAACTCGCCGCCGACCCGAAACCGATCGAGGAGATGTACGAACTGTTCCCGATCCTCGACGACCTGCGGACGAGCGACGCCCAGAATTTGAGTGGGGGCGAACAGCAGATGCTCGCGGTCGCACGCGCGCTCGTGCAACGGCCCTCGTTGCTCTTGCTCGACGAACCAACCGAAGGGCTCGCCCCAGTCATCGTCGACGACTTACAGGAGATGCTTCAGGCGGTCGTCGACGAGGACGTGACTGTCCTGCTCTCCGAGCAGAACGTCAACTTCGCGTTCGAGTTGGCGACGCGTGGCTACGTCATCGACACCGGATCGATCGTCTTCGAAGGATCAGTCGAGGAGATCCAAGCGCGTGAGGACCTCCTCGAGAAGTACCTCGCCGTCTCACCGGAGGAGGTCGCCTAA
- a CDS encoding ABC transporter ATP-binding protein, which translates to MTTVLETENLRRQFGDLVAVNDVSLELEEDEITSIIGPNGAGKTTFYNLLTGVLEPTSGAIRLRKDGALQDITDALPHVVAQSGLSRSYQITNIFERLTIRENVQVARIAHEGRTLDIRSRAANDEQLNADVDELLELTNLADMAEVTCDELSHGEKRNVEIALALAIEPTVFLLDEPTAGMNPTETKEIVSLINELNADIDATFVVTEHDMGVVTDISDRIVVLADGAVLADGDPKTVLSDERVTEAYLGSEAV; encoded by the coding sequence ATGACGACAGTTCTCGAAACCGAAAATCTCCGCCGACAGTTCGGCGACCTCGTCGCCGTCAACGACGTCTCGCTCGAACTCGAGGAAGACGAAATCACCAGTATCATCGGCCCGAACGGGGCCGGAAAGACGACCTTCTACAACCTGCTGACGGGGGTGCTCGAACCGACTTCGGGCGCGATCCGACTCCGGAAGGACGGTGCCCTGCAGGACATTACGGACGCACTACCCCACGTCGTGGCCCAGAGCGGCCTCTCGCGGTCGTACCAGATCACCAACATCTTCGAACGGTTGACCATCCGCGAGAACGTCCAGGTCGCCCGAATCGCTCACGAAGGGCGGACGCTCGATATCCGTTCGCGTGCGGCCAACGACGAGCAACTCAACGCCGACGTCGACGAGCTGCTCGAACTCACGAACCTCGCCGACATGGCGGAAGTGACGTGTGACGAGTTGAGCCACGGCGAAAAGCGCAACGTCGAGATCGCCCTCGCGCTCGCGATCGAGCCGACGGTGTTCTTACTCGACGAGCCGACGGCCGGGATGAACCCAACCGAGACGAAAGAGATCGTCTCGCTGATCAACGAACTGAACGCAGACATCGACGCCACGTTCGTCGTCACCGAACACGACATGGGCGTCGTCACCGACATCTCCGACCGGATCGTCGTTCTCGCCGACGGGGCAGTCCTCGCGGACGGCGACCCGAAGACTGTCCTCTCGGACGAACGCGTGACGGAAGCCTACCTGGGCAGTGAGGCAGTATGA
- a CDS encoding branched-chain amino acid ABC transporter permease — protein MSTQDNDLGTRIGTFGREAVQNGWTRERFTLLGLVGLVLIGLGPTFQVYLFTEFMIIALFALAFNLLYGYTGLLSFGHALFFAGGSYGLAIVMRDLQPTIADAVGSGIAPLVTFAVGSFVGVLLVVLIAIPVGWLSVRLEEIYFALITLAFGMLGYSLILQNPAGLTNGTDGVLVLLGFVELGGMEFRLGDRRVYYYLTLTIVLASTYAIWRIVNSPFGTICKSIRESPDRAAALGVNVRHHRWMTFILSAFFVGVAGVLIAGLASVASPYHSHWSQSATAVVATVIGGATFFGGPIIGALIYLYVRWGISRFPALEAYWEFFFGVMLIVTVLYFKQGAVGGLVMLHAWLLEVQTVYERDGAGAAASFVSESVGDRLTSIGRSDAADGGNDQ, from the coding sequence ATGAGTACGCAAGACAACGATCTCGGGACACGGATCGGCACGTTCGGCCGGGAGGCCGTCCAGAACGGCTGGACCAGAGAACGATTCACCCTGCTGGGGTTGGTCGGGCTGGTCCTGATCGGACTCGGCCCTACCTTCCAGGTGTACCTGTTCACCGAGTTCATGATCATCGCGCTGTTCGCGCTCGCCTTCAACCTCCTGTACGGCTACACCGGCCTGCTCTCGTTCGGCCACGCGCTGTTCTTCGCCGGCGGCTCGTACGGGCTCGCGATCGTCATGCGCGACCTCCAGCCGACCATCGCGGATGCGGTCGGCAGCGGTATCGCCCCGCTCGTGACCTTCGCCGTCGGCAGCTTCGTCGGCGTCCTGCTGGTCGTGCTGATCGCGATTCCGGTCGGCTGGCTCTCCGTTCGACTCGAGGAGATTTACTTCGCGCTGATCACGCTCGCGTTCGGGATGCTCGGCTACTCGCTGATCCTCCAGAACCCCGCCGGACTCACGAACGGCACCGACGGGGTGCTCGTCTTGCTCGGGTTCGTCGAACTCGGCGGGATGGAGTTCAGACTCGGCGATCGGCGGGTCTACTACTATCTGACGTTGACGATCGTCCTCGCGTCGACGTACGCCATTTGGCGGATCGTCAACTCACCGTTCGGGACGATCTGTAAGTCGATCCGCGAGAGTCCCGATCGAGCCGCCGCACTCGGCGTCAACGTTCGGCACCACCGGTGGATGACGTTCATCCTCTCGGCGTTTTTCGTTGGCGTCGCCGGCGTTCTGATCGCGGGACTGGCGAGCGTCGCGTCGCCGTACCACTCCCACTGGTCACAGAGTGCGACCGCCGTCGTGGCAACCGTCATCGGCGGCGCGACGTTCTTCGGCGGGCCAATCATCGGCGCGTTAATCTACCTCTACGTCCGCTGGGGGATCAGCCGCTTCCCGGCGCTCGAGGCCTACTGGGAGTTCTTCTTCGGGGTCATGCTCATCGTCACCGTGCTCTACTTCAAGCAGGGTGCCGTCGGCGGGCTCGTCATGCTCCACGCGTGGCTCCTCGAGGTCCAGACAGTGTACGAACGCGACGGCGCTGGCGCTGCAGCGTCGTTCGTCAGTGAATCGGTAGGCGATCGCCTCACGTCGATCGGACGAAGCGATGCTGCTGATGGAGGGAATGACCAATGA
- a CDS encoding branched-chain amino acid ABC transporter permease — MINTIAFIGLSDVINGLSLGSRLFLIAVGLSLIFGVLGVLNFAHGAFYMIGAYVALAVTNNLVDNFWLAVLLGATAVGIIGVLIEVGTIRPLYGRLDGDLDQLIVTFGFVLITHEAIRLIWGSKSYSLDPPAVLDFPVSIGGSSFTAYRLFVIGAAFVVMVGLWVFITKTYFGSLVRGTSSDREMASILGVDVPRLYTGVFFLGSFLAGLGGALAAPLQSISPGLGEQVIIDAFIIVVIGGLGSLSGAFVGAMFVGTLQAIGPKFMAAGHVAIPFLAMVLVLLFRPEGLFGGFGE; from the coding sequence ATGATAAATACGATTGCGTTTATAGGATTGTCGGACGTTATTAATGGACTCAGTCTCGGGAGTCGCCTGTTCCTGATCGCCGTCGGCCTGAGCTTGATCTTCGGCGTGCTGGGCGTCCTGAACTTCGCACACGGGGCGTTCTACATGATCGGAGCCTACGTCGCGCTGGCAGTGACGAACAACCTCGTCGATAACTTCTGGCTCGCGGTCCTCCTCGGTGCGACGGCCGTCGGCATCATCGGCGTCCTCATCGAAGTCGGGACGATCCGGCCACTGTACGGGCGACTCGACGGTGATCTCGACCAGTTGATCGTCACCTTCGGCTTCGTTCTCATCACTCACGAGGCAATACGGCTCATCTGGGGCTCGAAGTCGTACTCGCTCGACCCGCCGGCAGTGCTCGACTTCCCCGTCTCGATCGGCGGCAGTTCGTTCACCGCCTACCGACTATTCGTCATCGGTGCCGCATTCGTCGTCATGGTCGGGCTGTGGGTGTTCATCACGAAGACGTACTTTGGTTCGCTCGTCCGCGGGACATCGTCGGACCGGGAGATGGCATCGATCCTCGGGGTCGACGTGCCGCGGCTGTACACCGGCGTCTTCTTCCTGGGGAGCTTCCTCGCCGGACTCGGCGGAGCACTGGCTGCACCGCTGCAGTCGATCAGTCCGGGACTCGGTGAACAGGTCATCATCGACGCGTTCATCATCGTCGTCATCGGCGGCCTCGGCTCGCTCTCCGGGGCGTTCGTGGGCGCGATGTTCGTCGGCACGCTGCAAGCGATTGGACCGAAGTTTATGGCGGCCGGACACGTCGCGATTCCGTTTCTCGCGATGGTCCTCGTGTTGCTGTTCCGTCCGGAAGGGCTGTTCGGAGGGTTCGGCGAATGA
- a CDS encoding ABC transporter substrate-binding protein: MGNGHKNNDSRAAANSVGVDRRTFLKTTAAGAGLATVAGCLGGGSDEGVTLGALYITSGFASLYGEEAERGYELAADEINDDGGIDGEEVTIISRDTEADATTAGRQLRSLIEEENVDGLFGLDSSGVAQALAPQVAQFQMPFMATHAATPFLTSPEGEHEDSVGNDYVFRNANNLAQDIYGAARTAEELDATEWATIGPDYAFGYQTWDYFQAFCEGLDVDAEFTAEQFPGLETGDYSPYISSIMDADPDGVITPLWGADLTTFLGQAENAGWFDQIDYTLFSVGMGTDLPADGSPLVEGEHASTRYDPFVPDSDENNSFRERYTDEYDTLPTYNAEGAYRAVYMYKEAIESAGSTGSDDLVDAFTGMEHSGPVGDYQFNEETNQATVPSIWGTVSYDDEWESNVLDPVEVYEATPDVINDALGDSDLPSGV; encoded by the coding sequence ATGGGGAATGGTCACAAGAACAACGATTCGCGAGCGGCAGCGAACTCGGTAGGTGTCGATCGACGAACGTTTCTGAAAACGACCGCCGCTGGAGCAGGACTCGCGACGGTTGCAGGCTGTCTCGGCGGCGGCAGTGATGAGGGGGTCACGCTCGGTGCACTTTACATCACCTCCGGATTCGCATCGCTGTACGGTGAAGAAGCGGAACGAGGATACGAACTCGCCGCCGACGAAATCAACGATGACGGCGGGATCGACGGTGAGGAGGTCACGATTATCTCTCGGGACACCGAAGCCGACGCCACCACGGCGGGCCGTCAGTTACGGAGTCTGATCGAAGAAGAAAACGTCGACGGGCTCTTCGGGTTAGACAGCAGTGGCGTCGCACAGGCGCTGGCACCACAGGTCGCCCAGTTCCAGATGCCGTTTATGGCCACGCACGCAGCGACGCCGTTTCTGACGTCGCCGGAGGGTGAACACGAGGACTCGGTCGGTAACGACTACGTCTTCCGAAACGCCAACAACCTCGCACAGGACATCTACGGCGCCGCTCGAACGGCCGAAGAACTCGACGCGACGGAGTGGGCCACGATCGGTCCGGACTACGCGTTCGGATACCAGACCTGGGACTACTTCCAGGCGTTCTGTGAGGGACTCGACGTCGACGCGGAGTTTACAGCGGAACAGTTCCCGGGACTCGAGACGGGTGATTACTCGCCGTACATCAGTTCGATCATGGACGCGGACCCGGACGGCGTCATCACGCCGCTGTGGGGGGCCGACCTGACGACGTTCCTCGGGCAGGCCGAGAACGCTGGCTGGTTCGACCAGATCGACTACACGCTCTTCAGCGTCGGTATGGGGACGGATCTCCCTGCCGATGGCTCGCCGCTGGTCGAAGGGGAACACGCCTCGACGCGGTACGATCCGTTCGTCCCGGACAGCGACGAGAACAACTCGTTCCGCGAGCGCTACACCGACGAGTACGACACCCTCCCGACGTACAATGCCGAGGGTGCCTACCGGGCGGTTTACATGTACAAAGAGGCGATCGAATCGGCCGGAAGCACTGGGTCGGACGACTTGGTGGATGCGTTCACCGGCATGGAGCACTCTGGTCCGGTCGGTGACTACCAGTTTAACGAGGAGACGAATCAGGCGACTGTGCCATCGATCTGGGGGACGGTTAGCTACGACGACGAGTGGGAGAGCAACGTCCTCGATCCGGTCGAGGTCTACGAGGCCACACCGGACGTGATAAACGACGCGCTCGGCGACTCCGACCTTCCCTCGGGGGTCTAA
- a CDS encoding type II/IV secretion system ATPase subunit, which translates to MAIDEGDQSDAGKFSEGEASESVSEDRTSHESDTDSGVRVGEYTWADFMADHGYGDEVSTLYPDDPEPAADDQLGLDTDEPVEPTVPRGDDWARVDFDPEAYLGRHPDTLESVIADPAKPNAETLWKIFLEYVDPETTPVTKDVWTWEHYKWEYYYEDDGSRPRDANGEIIRHDKEDALGFDPDTIEQRLFAGDEAAMVLDELVEERTVNVQADIDEDDFFSTATGNTTVTNRYDLEKAVPMDKKTHFREVERYWVNKPYACVVIFHSEKENEKKYYMIEPYRNEIEQELQEFLSGKLRTAIKYSEDGIKEKATEDGRRTVIEEETRRLLKRYDLFEQASGGTQKSLLETLQTLLDDDDEDDEVESGPDPLEGISVRPEPAILEDDPDTLSEYQVEKLLYLLKRNFIGYERIDGIKHDINVEDISVDGYNSPVFVYHSEYEQIISNIYHGKDELDDFVVKLAQRSGKGISKRLPQVDATLPDGSRAQLTLGQEVSDHGTNYTIRQFKDVPFTPIDLINWNTFSLDEMAFLWLAIENHKSLIFAGGTASGKTTSLNAVSLFIPSSAKIVSIEDTREVELPQRNWIASVTRPSFADDEQGDVDEFDLLEAALRQRPDYIVMGEIRGEEGRTLFQVMSTGHTTYTTFHADSVDEVLKRFTTDPINVSKTMFTALDLVSIQTQTRVQGRKVRRNKSLTEINHYEAEHDEINVQDVYQWQAETDEFLKMGDSNTLEEIQFDRGWSKEKLEEELFKREVIIAYLIKNGLNTYAEVAATVQAFINDPDTILTLIANGYLEDSLEDLREMESVLIDVDQEKEELVPRPEATDETYNLSMDLLERAEESLFEEYRGKVPSGLASALGGVEVEETVEVDRADTDEFEFAGEVDGTIDEETWELGNSSTAFGADSGGDTDEPAWLSDDSGFDISDAGADLESSAEATADTATPDDAGDNSSPVDQDGPTAGGEATTDEPVAEGALPAARSETDSSQSDADADEHPATVETTSETPTVDSTEPTDLDDDTASTPGPADATDTPDELGGLFDDIDETVDTLETGEGAPPEAASRADTTDNDPESMFQDDEFESIFDPESADDAVGDFSDQLEPTEADERTSDADELDDDTATDDAVESPPADLEVTIDIPDPDADATDESETNIDTEAERDSDVEADGETASEANTDSTDSIFASDDVSIFSDDEAETTDDGSLFDDSNTPAETDESIFRRSDEADGDEANDDRDEETDA; encoded by the coding sequence ATGGCTATTGACGAGGGCGATCAATCAGATGCCGGGAAATTTTCTGAGGGCGAGGCATCTGAATCGGTGTCGGAAGACCGAACATCCCACGAGTCGGACACGGATTCGGGCGTCCGCGTCGGTGAGTACACGTGGGCAGACTTCATGGCGGACCACGGCTACGGCGACGAAGTTTCTACGCTCTATCCCGATGATCCCGAACCTGCAGCCGACGATCAACTCGGACTCGATACCGACGAACCGGTCGAACCGACGGTCCCGCGTGGTGACGACTGGGCCCGAGTCGACTTCGATCCCGAAGCGTATCTCGGCAGACATCCGGACACGCTCGAGTCGGTCATCGCTGACCCGGCGAAACCGAACGCCGAAACGCTGTGGAAAATCTTTCTCGAGTACGTCGATCCGGAGACGACACCCGTCACGAAAGACGTCTGGACGTGGGAACACTACAAATGGGAGTACTACTACGAGGACGACGGCTCCCGCCCGCGCGATGCAAACGGCGAGATCATCCGCCACGACAAGGAAGACGCGCTCGGTTTCGATCCGGACACCATCGAACAGCGACTGTTCGCCGGCGACGAGGCCGCGATGGTGTTGGACGAACTCGTCGAGGAACGAACCGTCAACGTCCAGGCGGATATCGACGAAGACGACTTCTTCTCGACGGCCACGGGCAACACGACCGTCACCAACCGCTACGACCTCGAGAAGGCGGTCCCGATGGACAAGAAGACCCACTTTCGGGAAGTCGAGCGCTACTGGGTGAACAAACCCTACGCCTGTGTGGTCATCTTCCACTCCGAGAAGGAAAACGAGAAGAAGTACTACATGATCGAGCCGTACCGAAACGAGATCGAGCAGGAACTTCAGGAGTTCCTCTCGGGCAAACTCAGGACGGCGATCAAGTACTCCGAGGACGGGATCAAAGAGAAAGCGACCGAGGACGGTCGCCGAACCGTGATCGAAGAGGAAACCCGGCGCTTGCTGAAACGGTACGATCTCTTCGAACAGGCGTCAGGCGGGACCCAAAAGAGCCTCCTCGAGACGCTACAGACGTTGCTCGATGACGACGACGAGGACGACGAGGTGGAATCCGGCCCCGACCCGCTCGAGGGAATCTCGGTACGGCCCGAACCGGCGATTCTCGAGGACGATCCGGACACGCTCTCGGAGTATCAAGTCGAGAAACTGCTGTACTTGCTCAAGCGTAATTTCATCGGCTACGAGCGTATCGACGGTATCAAACACGACATCAACGTCGAGGACATTTCCGTCGACGGCTACAACTCGCCCGTCTTCGTCTACCACTCGGAGTACGAACAGATCATCTCGAACATCTACCACGGCAAGGACGAACTCGACGACTTCGTCGTCAAACTTGCACAGCGCTCGGGCAAGGGGATCAGTAAACGTCTCCCGCAGGTCGACGCGACACTCCCCGACGGATCGCGTGCGCAGTTGACATTGGGGCAGGAGGTTTCCGACCACGGGACCAACTACACTATCCGGCAGTTCAAGGACGTTCCGTTCACCCCGATCGACCTCATCAACTGGAATACGTTCAGCCTCGATGAGATGGCGTTTCTCTGGCTCGCTATCGAGAACCACAAGAGCCTGATCTTCGCCGGCGGGACGGCATCCGGGAAGACGACCTCGCTGAACGCTGTCTCACTGTTTATCCCGAGCAGCGCGAAGATCGTCTCCATCGAGGACACCCGCGAGGTCGAACTCCCACAGCGAAACTGGATCGCGAGCGTCACGCGCCCGTCTTTTGCCGACGACGAGCAGGGTGACGTCGACGAGTTCGACTTGCTCGAGGCCGCACTACGGCAGCGACCCGACTACATCGTGATGGGTGAGATCCGTGGTGAAGAAGGTCGAACGCTGTTTCAGGTCATGTCGACGGGGCACACCACCTACACGACGTTCCACGCCGACTCCGTCGACGAAGTTCTCAAACGCTTCACGACGGACCCGATCAACGTCTCGAAGACGATGTTTACGGCGTTGGATCTGGTCTCGATCCAGACCCAGACCCGGGTACAGGGGCGGAAGGTGCGTCGGAACAAGTCACTAACCGAAATCAACCACTACGAGGCCGAACACGACGAGATCAACGTTCAGGACGTCTACCAGTGGCAGGCCGAAACCGACGAGTTCCTCAAGATGGGGGACTCGAACACCTTAGAGGAGATCCAGTTCGACCGCGGCTGGAGCAAAGAGAAACTCGAGGAGGAACTGTTCAAACGCGAGGTCATCATCGCCTACCTCATCAAAAACGGGCTCAACACGTACGCGGAGGTCGCCGCGACCGTCCAGGCGTTTATCAACGATCCGGACACGATCCTGACGCTCATCGCGAACGGCTACCTCGAGGACAGCCTCGAGGACTTACGCGAGATGGAAAGCGTCCTGATCGACGTGGATCAGGAAAAAGAGGAACTCGTGCCCCGACCCGAGGCGACCGACGAGACCTACAACCTCTCGATGGATCTCTTAGAGCGAGCCGAGGAGTCGCTGTTCGAGGAGTACCGCGGGAAGGTTCCGAGCGGTCTCGCCAGCGCACTTGGCGGGGTCGAAGTGGAAGAAACGGTCGAGGTCGACCGCGCCGATACCGACGAGTTCGAGTTCGCCGGCGAGGTCGACGGCACCATCGACGAAGAGACGTGGGAACTCGGGAACAGTTCGACCGCGTTCGGCGCTGATTCTGGCGGCGACACCGACGAACCCGCGTGGCTCAGCGATGACTCCGGCTTCGACATCAGCGACGCTGGCGCGGACCTCGAGTCAAGCGCCGAGGCTACGGCCGACACTGCGACGCCCGACGACGCCGGTGACAACTCGAGCCCCGTGGATCAAGACGGGCCCACGGCTGGCGGCGAGGCCACCACGGACGAGCCAGTGGCGGAGGGGGCCCTCCCTGCAGCGAGGTCGGAGACCGACTCGTCGCAGTCGGATGCAGACGCAGACGAGCACCCGGCCACCGTGGAGACGACCTCCGAAACGCCGACCGTCGACTCGACGGAACCGACCGATCTGGACGACGATACCGCTTCGACGCCCGGCCCTGCAGACGCCACCGACACCCCAGACGAGCTCGGCGGGCTGTTCGATGACATCGACGAGACCGTCGACACACTCGAAACTGGCGAGGGCGCGCCACCGGAGGCTGCGTCGCGCGCGGACACTACCGACAACGACCCCGAGTCGATGTTCCAAGACGATGAGTTCGAGTCGATTTTCGATCCCGAGTCGGCCGACGATGCGGTCGGTGATTTCAGCGACCAACTCGAGCCGACCGAGGCGGACGAGCGGACATCCGATGCGGACGAGTTGGACGACGACACGGCAACCGATGACGCAGTCGAGTCGCCACCGGCAGACCTGGAGGTAACGATCGATATTCCGGACCCCGACGCAGACGCCACGGACGAGTCGGAAACGAACATCGACACGGAAGCCGAGCGCGACTCAGATGTGGAAGCCGACGGCGAGACCGCATCCGAAGCTAACACCGATAGCACCGACTCGATTTTCGCCAGTGACGACGTCTCGATCTTCTCCGACGACGAGGCGGAGACGACGGACGACGGCTCGTTGTTCGACGACAGTAACACACCGGCCGAGACGGACGAGTCGATTTTCAGACGAAGCGATGAGGCAGACGGTGACGAGGCGAACGACGATCGTGACGAGGAGACCGACGCATGA
- a CDS encoding type II secretion system F family protein, whose translation MSLRTDNSGGAGSLSSGSDVLGETFYPLYDRLFSEDSEFVGDVETKLAQARMTDTVELYLSRALGIGFISGLALWLLGLLLGYGLFATGLIQVDVIIGFPVSSETVLTLIETLRVPALIFVTGLVFGSIGFGIGFGSLVAIPYSRASTRKREINMLLTDSVSFMYALSVGGLNQLEIIEAMAQADDTYGEVAMEFQSIVKETEYFDIDYRTAIRKQALETPSDELSQFLTDMLSIVNSGGDMESFLEDKKEKHLRTAKQEQELTLETLELFGEMYMTLSLFPLLLIIIMVVMQMIPQADVTNQMLYMTVYGLIPLIGIAFLVLVSTVKHDEPGDGYLSMGKTEQRIETQRDQGLLNLGLVEQFTGEYSVFDRIKNREGTYETKEVLQRPHIFFRDNPLFTLALTLPASLVIVATAMVSGAAPTSWDQLLGNAVWGTFIYVYVPLYVMAIPLAIFREWNVRHRNAVVSQLSEDLRKLSSSNDTGLTLLESLKAVSETTSGKLAREFEMMHTKVNYGTGLKQAFIEFNNKYHIPRLARTTRLITEAQEASNQISDVLRTAARASENHDDIERERKSRTRMQVVIIIMTFMTVLAVIAILKTQFIDTMAGLESTSSDSGGGGELAQADLSENIQVDMLAVLFFHAVTMQAIISGFICGYIRDADLLSGLKYAVALATIALVGWTLVA comes from the coding sequence ATGAGCTTGCGAACCGACAACAGCGGCGGAGCCGGCAGCCTCTCGAGTGGCTCGGACGTTTTAGGTGAGACGTTCTACCCCCTGTACGACCGGCTGTTCAGCGAGGATAGCGAGTTCGTCGGCGACGTCGAGACGAAACTCGCACAGGCTCGAATGACCGATACGGTCGAACTCTACCTCTCTCGAGCCCTCGGCATCGGCTTCATCAGCGGGCTGGCACTCTGGCTGCTCGGCCTCCTGCTCGGCTACGGGCTGTTCGCGACCGGGCTCATTCAGGTCGACGTAATCATCGGCTTCCCCGTCAGCAGCGAGACGGTTCTCACGCTCATCGAAACGCTTCGAGTGCCGGCACTTATCTTCGTCACCGGCCTCGTCTTCGGCTCGATCGGCTTCGGGATCGGCTTCGGCTCACTGGTCGCGATCCCCTACTCGCGTGCGTCGACTCGCAAGCGCGAGATCAACATGCTCCTGACCGATTCGGTGTCGTTCATGTACGCGCTGTCTGTCGGCGGCCTGAACCAACTCGAGATCATCGAGGCGATGGCCCAGGCCGACGACACCTACGGCGAGGTGGCGATGGAGTTTCAGAGCATCGTCAAAGAGACCGAATACTTCGATATCGACTACCGAACCGCGATCAGAAAGCAGGCCCTCGAGACGCCGAGCGACGAACTCTCGCAGTTCCTGACCGACATGCTCTCGATCGTCAACAGCGGCGGCGACATGGAAAGTTTCCTCGAGGACAAAAAGGAAAAACACCTGCGAACGGCCAAACAGGAACAGGAACTCACCCTCGAGACGCTCGAACTGTTCGGCGAAATGTACATGACGCTGTCGCTGTTTCCGCTGCTGTTGATCATCATCATGGTCGTCATGCAGATGATCCCGCAGGCGGACGTGACGAATCAGATGCTGTATATGACCGTTTACGGGCTGATTCCACTAATCGGCATCGCGTTTCTCGTCCTGGTTTCGACGGTCAAACACGACGAGCCGGGCGACGGTTATCTCTCGATGGGGAAGACGGAACAGCGCATCGAAACCCAGCGAGATCAGGGCCTGTTGAACCTCGGGCTCGTCGAGCAGTTCACGGGCGAGTACAGCGTCTTCGACCGTATCAAAAACCGCGAAGGAACCTACGAGACGAAAGAGGTCCTCCAGCGGCCACACATTTTCTTCCGAGACAACCCCCTGTTTACGCTCGCGTTGACGCTGCCCGCCTCGCTCGTGATCGTCGCCACGGCGATGGTCAGCGGCGCGGCACCGACGTCGTGGGACCAGCTGCTCGGCAACGCCGTCTGGGGGACGTTCATCTACGTCTACGTGCCGCTGTACGTGATGGCAATTCCGCTCGCAATCTTCCGCGAGTGGAACGTCCGTCACAGAAACGCCGTCGTCAGTCAACTCTCCGAAGACCTTCGGAAACTCTCGAGTTCGAACGACACCGGGCTGACGCTGCTCGAGTCGCTCAAGGCGGTTTCGGAGACGACGAGCGGCAAACTGGCCCGCGAGTTCGAGATGATGCACACGAAAGTCAACTACGGAACGGGCCTGAAACAGGCGTTCATCGAATTTAACAACAAATACCACATCCCGCGACTCGCTCGGACGACCCGACTGATTACCGAAGCCCAGGAGGCGTCGAACCAGATTTCGGACGTCCTCCGGACCGCCGCCCGCGCCAGCGAGAACCACGACGATATCGAACGCGAGCGCAAATCCCGCACGCGGATGCAGGTCGTGATTATCATCATGACGTTCATGACCGTGCTCGCGGTGATCGCGATCCTCAAGACCCAGTTCATCGACACCATGGCCGGCCTCGAGTCGACCAGCAGCGATTCGGGTGGCGGTGGTGAGCTCGCACAGGCCGACCTGAGCGAGAACATTCAGGTCGATATGCTGGCCGTGTTGTTCTTCCACGCCGTGACGATGCAGGCGATCATCTCCGGGTTCATCTGTGGCTACATCCGGGACGCCGACCTGCTGAGTGGGCTGAAGTATGCCGTTGCACTGGCAACGATCGCACTCGTCGGCTGGACGCTGGTGGCCTGA